In one window of Skermanella rosea DNA:
- a CDS encoding c-type cytochrome codes for MSSMEFNKLSGAVLLGGLIAMMSGFIADVLVEPEHLEQNAYVVDTSAVTTSAPAEEGPAEPEPIAPLLASADPAAGERAARACASCHSFEKGGAAKVGPNLWGVVGGPHGHMEGFAYSSAIKDMPGNWDYEALNHFLLNPKQYAPGTKMNFAGIKKPEDRANLIAWLRTQADEPAPLPQ; via the coding sequence ATGTCGAGCATGGAATTCAACAAATTGTCCGGCGCCGTCCTGTTGGGCGGCCTGATCGCGATGATGTCCGGCTTCATCGCGGATGTACTGGTCGAGCCTGAGCATCTGGAACAGAACGCCTACGTCGTGGACACCAGTGCGGTCACCACGTCGGCCCCCGCCGAGGAAGGCCCGGCCGAGCCGGAGCCGATCGCCCCGCTGCTGGCCTCCGCCGACCCGGCTGCCGGCGAGCGCGCCGCGCGGGCCTGTGCCTCCTGCCACTCTTTCGAGAAGGGCGGCGCCGCCAAGGTCGGCCCCAACCTGTGGGGAGTCGTCGGCGGACCGCACGGCCATATGGAAGGCTTCGCCTACAGCTCCGCGATCAAGGACATGCCCGGCAACTGGGACTACGAGGCGCTGAACCATTTCCTGCTGAATCCCAAGCAGTATGCCCCCGGCACCAAGATGAACTTCGCGGGCATCAAGAAGCCCGAGGACCGGGCGAACCTGATCGCCTGGCTGCGCACCCAGGCCGACGAGCCGGCGCCGCTGCCGCAGTGA